In Castor canadensis chromosome 11, mCasCan1.hap1v2, whole genome shotgun sequence, a single genomic region encodes these proteins:
- the Adar gene encoding double-stranded RNA-specific adenosine deaminase isoform X3: MEWLKLACIHSHLSWVMVNWLPAETSCSTPLVPHSLGCSLTRDRGHPPWGYEQSQPRQQQLGPGPYLNSFRLRQIEFLKGRLPEVPLTGKQTPSLPPFLPGLWPRFPPPAQGRQLEIWGVPRVAPLRFQGHHIRPQLPLPCSKVLPWSGVDRLSSHFQELSISQDQEQRILKLLEELGEGKGATVHELARQLRAKKKEVNRVLYSLEKKDKLHKEAGKPPLWSIKTSVQDWDRPSSGANPNNHSQDAAGSEPSLETEEGDPTSNLEDPPEPFDMAEIKEKICDYLFNVSDSSALNLAKNIGLTKARDVNSVLIDLERQGDVYRQGAITPIWYLTDKKRERMQIKRNILSAPTATPAAVSETQRNTALPTCRLPLPGASNKMITTEKVENGQESVIKLESRQEARPGPMRLKPPVYHNGPFRAGYVDFENGQWATDDIPDDLNSIRTAPGEFRAIMEMPSFYSSGLPRCSPYKKLTECQLKNPISGLLEYAQFASQTCEFNLIEQSGPPHEPRFKFQVVISGREFPPAEAGSKKVAKQDAAMKAMTILLREAKAKDSGKPEEIAYCSMEKESEETTEPQAPTPSATSLFSGKSPVTTLLECMHKLGNSCEFRLLSKEGPAHDPKFQYCVAVGAQTFPTVSAPSKKVAKQMAAEEAMKALHEEATSLTENQSGGTESLDNLESVMPNKIRRIGELVRYLNTNPVGGLLEYARSHGFAAEFKLVDQSGPPHEPKFVYQAKVGGRWFPAVCAHSKKQGKQEAADAALRVLIGENEKAEHMGFTEVTPVTGASLRRTMLLLSRSPDAHPKTLPLTGSTFHDQIAMLSHRCFNALTNSFQPSLLGRKILAAIIMKKDSEDMGVVVSLGTGNRCVKGDSLSLKGETVNDCHAEIISRRGFIRFLYSELMKYNQRTARDSIFELARGGEKLQIKKTVSFHLYISTAPCGDGALFDKSCSDRAVESTDSRHYPVFENPKQGKLRTKVENGYLFSQGHLTRAICCRMTRDGNAFEDGLRYPFIVNHPKVGRVSVYDSKRQSGKTKETSVNWCLADGCDLEILDGTRGTVDGPRNELSRVSKKNIFLQFKKLCSFRYRRDLLKLSYGEAKKAARDYEITKNYFKKSLRDMGYGNWISKPQEEKNFYLCPVPND, encoded by the exons ATGGAATGGCTGAAGTTGGCATGTATACATTCTCATCTTTCATGGGTAATGGTAAACTGGCTTCCAGCAGAGACTTCCTGCTCAACACCCCTGGTCCCACATAGTCTG GGGTGCTCCCTCACCAGAGACCGTGGCCATCCTCCTTGGGGCTATgagcagagccagcccaggcagcaaCAGCTTGGGCCAGGACCTTACCTTAATAGTTTCCGGCTCCGGCAAATAGAGTTTCTCAAGGGGCGGCTCCCAGAAGTGCCCCTGACTGGAAAACAGACACCATCACTGCCACCATTCCTCCCAGGACTCTGGCCAAGGTTTCCGCCACCAGCCCAAGGCAGGCAACTAGAAATCTGGGGTGTCCCCAGAGTTGCACCTCTCAGATTTCAGGGGCACCACATAAGGCCCCAGCTTCCTTTGCCATGCAGCAAGGTTCTGCCATGGAGCGGTGTTGACAGGCTCTCCTCACACTTCCAGGAACTGAGCATCAGCCAGGATCAGGAGCAGAGGATCTTAAAACTCTTGGAGGAGCTTGGGGAAGGAAAGGGCGCCACAGTGCATGAGCTGGCCAGGCAGCTCAGGGCCAAGAAGAAGGAAGTCAATCGAGTTTTATACTCtctggaaaagaaagacaaactgCATAAGGAGGCAGGAAAACCCCCTTTGTGGAGCATTAAAACCTCAGTTCAGGACTGGGACCGCCCCAGCAGTGGAGCAAATCCAAACAATCATAGTCAGGACGCTGCAGGTTCAGAGCCTAGTTTGGAGACTGAAGAGGGAGACCCCACATCTAACTTAGAAGATCCTCCTGAGCCGTTTGACATGGCTGAGATCAAGGAGAAAATCTGTGACTACCTGTTCAATGTGTCTGACTCTTCTGCCCTGAATCTGGCTAAAAACATTGGCCTCACCAAGGCCCGGGATGTGAATTCAGTGCTGATTGACTTGGAAAGGCAGGGCGATGTCTACAGGCAAGGGGCGATCACTCCCATATGGTATTTGACTGACAAGAAGCGTGAGAGGATGCAAATCAAGAGAAATATACTCAGTGCTCCTACAGCCACTCCAGCTGCTGTGTCTGAGACCCAAAGAAACACAGCGCTCCCCACTTGTCGCTTACCCCTGCCAGGTGCCTCAAACAAAATGATAACCACAGAAAAAGTAGAGAATGGGCAGGAGTCTGTCATAAAGTTAGAAAGTAGGCAAGAGGCTAGACCAGGACCAATGAGACTGAAACCACCTGTTTATCACAATGGCCCATTTAGAGCAGGGTATGTTGACTTTGAAAATGGCCAATGGGCCACAGATGACATCCCAGATGACTTGAATAGTATCCGCACAGCACCAGGTGAGTTTCGAGCCATCATGGAGATGCCCTCCTTCTACAGCAGTGGCTTGCCACGGTGTTCACCCTACAAGAAACTGACAGAGTGCCAGCTGAAGAACCCCATCAGTGGGCTGTTAGAATATGCTCAGTTCGCTAGTCAGACCTGTGAGTTCAACCTGATAGAGCAGAGTGGACCGCCCCATGAACCTCG ATTTAAATTCCAGGTTGTCATCAGTGGCCGAGAGTTTCCCCCAGCCGAAGCTGGCAGCAAGAAAGTGGCCAAGCAGGATGCAGCTATGAAAGCCATGACAATTCTGCTTCGGGAAGCCAAAGCCAAGGACAGTGGAAAACCAGAAGAAATAGCTTACTGTTCCATGGAGAAAGAGTCAGAGGAG ACAACAGAGCCCCAGGCTCCCACCCCTTCAGCAACATCTTTATTCTCTGGGAAGAGCCCCGTCACAACGTTGCTGGAGTGTATGCATAAACTGGGGAACTCCTGTGAATTCCGTCTCCTGTCCAAAGAAGGCCCTGCCCATGACCCCAA GTTCCAGTACTGTGTTGCAGTGGGAGCCCAAACGTTCCCCACTGTGAGTGCCCCCAGTAAGAAAGTGGCAAAGCAGATGGCTGCAGAGGAAGCCATGAAGGCCCTGCATGAGGAGGCAACCAGCTTGACTGAAAATCAG TCTGGAGGTACGGAATCACTTGATAACTTGGAGTCTGTGATGCCCaacaagatcaggaggattggtgAGCTCGTCAGATACCTGAACACCAACCCCGTGGGTGGCCTGTTAGAGTACGCCCGCTCCCATGGCTTTGCTGCTGAGTTCAAGTTGGTCGACCAGTCTGGACCTCCTCACGAGCCCAA GTTCGTTTACCAAGCAAAAGTCGGGGGCCGCTGGTTTCCAGCCGTCTGTGCGCACAGCAAGAAGCAAGGCAAGCAGGAAGCAGCAGATGCGGCTCTCCGTGTCTTGATTGGGGAGAACGAGAAGGCAGAACACATGGGTTTCACAGAGGTAACCCCAGTGACAGGGGCCAGTCTCAGAAGAACTATGCTCCTCCTCTCCAGGTCCCCAGATGCACATCCAAAGACA CTTCCTCTCACCGGCAGTACCTTCCACGACCAAATAGCTATGCTGAGCCACCGGTGCTTCAATGCTCTCACCAACAGTTTCCAGCCCTCCTTGCTGGGCCGCAAGATTCTGGCTGCCATCATCATGAAGAAAGACTCTGAGGACATGGGTGTCGTAGTCAGCTTGGGGACAG GGAATCGCTGTGTGAAAGGAGATTCTCTCAGCCTAAAGGGAGAAACGGTTAACGACTGCCATGCAGAAATCATCTCCCGGAGAGGCTTCATCAG GTTTCTCTACAGTGAGTTAATGAAATATAACCAGCGTACTGCTAGGGATAGCATATTTGAGCTTGCGCGGGGAGGAGAGAAGCTCCAGATCAAAAAGACTGTTTCGTTTCATCTCTACATCAG CACCGCTCCATGTGGAGATGGTGCCCTCTTTGACAAGTCCTGCAGCGACCGTGCCGTGGAAAGCACAGATTCCCGCCACTACCCTGTCTTTGAGAATCCCAAACAAGGCAAGCTCCGCACCAAGGTGGAGAATG GTTACCTTTTCAGCCAAGGACATTTGACCCGTGCTATTTGCTGTCGTATGACAAGAGATGGAAATGCATTTGAAGATGGACTTCGATATCCCTTTATTGTCAACCATCCCAAG GTTGGCAGAGTCAGTGTATATGATTCCAAAAGGCAATCCGGGAAGACGAAGGAGACAAGTGTCAACTGGTGTTTGGCTGATGGCTGCGACCTAGAGATTCTGGATGGTACCAGAGGCACCGTGGATGG ACCACGGAATGAATTGTCCCGAGTATccaaaaagaacatttttcttcaatttaagaAGCTCTGCTCCTTCCGTTACCGCAGGGATTTATTGAAACTCTCCTATGGTGAGGCCAAGAAAGCTGCCCGTGACTATGAAATAACCAAGAACTACTTCAAAAAGAGCCTGAGGGACATGGGCTATGGGAACTGGATAAGCAAACCCCAGGAGGAAAAGAACTTTTATCTCTGCCCAGTACCCAACGACTGA
- the Adar gene encoding double-stranded RNA-specific adenosine deaminase isoform X2, which produces MDPQKVQGCSLTRDRGHPPWGYEQSQPRQQQLGPGPYLNSFRLRQIEFLKGRLPEVPLTGKQTPSLPPFLPGLWPRFPPPAQGRQLEIWGVPRVAPLRFQGHHIRPQLPLPCSKVLPWSGVDRLSSHFQELSISQDQEQRILKLLEELGEGKGATVHELARQLRAKKKEVNRVLYSLEKKDKLHKEAGKPPLWSIKTSVQDWDRPSSGANPNNHSQDAAGSEPSLETEEGDPTSNLEDPPEPFDMAEIKEKICDYLFNVSDSSALNLAKNIGLTKARDVNSVLIDLERQGDVYRQGAITPIWYLTDKKRERMQIKRNILSAPTATPAAVSETQRNTALPTCRLPLPGASNKMITTEKVENGQESVIKLESRQEARPGPMRLKPPVYHNGPFRAGYVDFENGQWATDDIPDDLNSIRTAPGEFRAIMEMPSFYSSGLPRCSPYKKLTECQLKNPISGLLEYAQFASQTCEFNLIEQSGPPHEPRFKFQVVISGREFPPAEAGSKKVAKQDAAMKAMTILLREAKAKDSGKPEEIAYCSMEKESEETTEPQAPTPSATSLFSGKSPVTTLLECMHKLGNSCEFRLLSKEGPAHDPKFQYCVAVGAQTFPTVSAPSKKVAKQMAAEEAMKALHEEATSLTENQSGGTESLDNLESVMPNKIRRIGELVRYLNTNPVGGLLEYARSHGFAAEFKLVDQSGPPHEPKFVYQAKVGGRWFPAVCAHSKKQGKQEAADAALRVLIGENEKAEHMGFTEVTPVTGASLRRTMLLLSRSPDAHPKTLPLTGSTFHDQIAMLSHRCFNALTNSFQPSLLGRKILAAIIMKKDSEDMGVVVSLGTGNRCVKGDSLSLKGETVNDCHAEIISRRGFIRFLYSELMKYNQRTARDSIFELARGGEKLQIKKTVSFHLYISTAPCGDGALFDKSCSDRAVESTDSRHYPVFENPKQGKLRTKVENGEGTIPVESSDIVPTWDGIRLGERLRTMSCSDKILRWNVLGLQGALLTHFLHPVYLKSVTLGYLFSQGHLTRAICCRMTRDGNAFEDGLRYPFIVNHPKVGRVSVYDSKRQSGKTKETSVNWCLADGCDLEILDGTRGTVDGPRNELSRVSKKNIFLQFKKLCSFRYRRDLLKLSYGEAKKAARDYEITKNYFKKSLRDMGYGNWISKPQEEKNFYLCPVPND; this is translated from the exons ATGGACCCGCAGAAGGTGCAG GGGTGCTCCCTCACCAGAGACCGTGGCCATCCTCCTTGGGGCTATgagcagagccagcccaggcagcaaCAGCTTGGGCCAGGACCTTACCTTAATAGTTTCCGGCTCCGGCAAATAGAGTTTCTCAAGGGGCGGCTCCCAGAAGTGCCCCTGACTGGAAAACAGACACCATCACTGCCACCATTCCTCCCAGGACTCTGGCCAAGGTTTCCGCCACCAGCCCAAGGCAGGCAACTAGAAATCTGGGGTGTCCCCAGAGTTGCACCTCTCAGATTTCAGGGGCACCACATAAGGCCCCAGCTTCCTTTGCCATGCAGCAAGGTTCTGCCATGGAGCGGTGTTGACAGGCTCTCCTCACACTTCCAGGAACTGAGCATCAGCCAGGATCAGGAGCAGAGGATCTTAAAACTCTTGGAGGAGCTTGGGGAAGGAAAGGGCGCCACAGTGCATGAGCTGGCCAGGCAGCTCAGGGCCAAGAAGAAGGAAGTCAATCGAGTTTTATACTCtctggaaaagaaagacaaactgCATAAGGAGGCAGGAAAACCCCCTTTGTGGAGCATTAAAACCTCAGTTCAGGACTGGGACCGCCCCAGCAGTGGAGCAAATCCAAACAATCATAGTCAGGACGCTGCAGGTTCAGAGCCTAGTTTGGAGACTGAAGAGGGAGACCCCACATCTAACTTAGAAGATCCTCCTGAGCCGTTTGACATGGCTGAGATCAAGGAGAAAATCTGTGACTACCTGTTCAATGTGTCTGACTCTTCTGCCCTGAATCTGGCTAAAAACATTGGCCTCACCAAGGCCCGGGATGTGAATTCAGTGCTGATTGACTTGGAAAGGCAGGGCGATGTCTACAGGCAAGGGGCGATCACTCCCATATGGTATTTGACTGACAAGAAGCGTGAGAGGATGCAAATCAAGAGAAATATACTCAGTGCTCCTACAGCCACTCCAGCTGCTGTGTCTGAGACCCAAAGAAACACAGCGCTCCCCACTTGTCGCTTACCCCTGCCAGGTGCCTCAAACAAAATGATAACCACAGAAAAAGTAGAGAATGGGCAGGAGTCTGTCATAAAGTTAGAAAGTAGGCAAGAGGCTAGACCAGGACCAATGAGACTGAAACCACCTGTTTATCACAATGGCCCATTTAGAGCAGGGTATGTTGACTTTGAAAATGGCCAATGGGCCACAGATGACATCCCAGATGACTTGAATAGTATCCGCACAGCACCAGGTGAGTTTCGAGCCATCATGGAGATGCCCTCCTTCTACAGCAGTGGCTTGCCACGGTGTTCACCCTACAAGAAACTGACAGAGTGCCAGCTGAAGAACCCCATCAGTGGGCTGTTAGAATATGCTCAGTTCGCTAGTCAGACCTGTGAGTTCAACCTGATAGAGCAGAGTGGACCGCCCCATGAACCTCG ATTTAAATTCCAGGTTGTCATCAGTGGCCGAGAGTTTCCCCCAGCCGAAGCTGGCAGCAAGAAAGTGGCCAAGCAGGATGCAGCTATGAAAGCCATGACAATTCTGCTTCGGGAAGCCAAAGCCAAGGACAGTGGAAAACCAGAAGAAATAGCTTACTGTTCCATGGAGAAAGAGTCAGAGGAG ACAACAGAGCCCCAGGCTCCCACCCCTTCAGCAACATCTTTATTCTCTGGGAAGAGCCCCGTCACAACGTTGCTGGAGTGTATGCATAAACTGGGGAACTCCTGTGAATTCCGTCTCCTGTCCAAAGAAGGCCCTGCCCATGACCCCAA GTTCCAGTACTGTGTTGCAGTGGGAGCCCAAACGTTCCCCACTGTGAGTGCCCCCAGTAAGAAAGTGGCAAAGCAGATGGCTGCAGAGGAAGCCATGAAGGCCCTGCATGAGGAGGCAACCAGCTTGACTGAAAATCAG TCTGGAGGTACGGAATCACTTGATAACTTGGAGTCTGTGATGCCCaacaagatcaggaggattggtgAGCTCGTCAGATACCTGAACACCAACCCCGTGGGTGGCCTGTTAGAGTACGCCCGCTCCCATGGCTTTGCTGCTGAGTTCAAGTTGGTCGACCAGTCTGGACCTCCTCACGAGCCCAA GTTCGTTTACCAAGCAAAAGTCGGGGGCCGCTGGTTTCCAGCCGTCTGTGCGCACAGCAAGAAGCAAGGCAAGCAGGAAGCAGCAGATGCGGCTCTCCGTGTCTTGATTGGGGAGAACGAGAAGGCAGAACACATGGGTTTCACAGAGGTAACCCCAGTGACAGGGGCCAGTCTCAGAAGAACTATGCTCCTCCTCTCCAGGTCCCCAGATGCACATCCAAAGACA CTTCCTCTCACCGGCAGTACCTTCCACGACCAAATAGCTATGCTGAGCCACCGGTGCTTCAATGCTCTCACCAACAGTTTCCAGCCCTCCTTGCTGGGCCGCAAGATTCTGGCTGCCATCATCATGAAGAAAGACTCTGAGGACATGGGTGTCGTAGTCAGCTTGGGGACAG GGAATCGCTGTGTGAAAGGAGATTCTCTCAGCCTAAAGGGAGAAACGGTTAACGACTGCCATGCAGAAATCATCTCCCGGAGAGGCTTCATCAG GTTTCTCTACAGTGAGTTAATGAAATATAACCAGCGTACTGCTAGGGATAGCATATTTGAGCTTGCGCGGGGAGGAGAGAAGCTCCAGATCAAAAAGACTGTTTCGTTTCATCTCTACATCAG CACCGCTCCATGTGGAGATGGTGCCCTCTTTGACAAGTCCTGCAGCGACCGTGCCGTGGAAAGCACAGATTCCCGCCACTACCCTGTCTTTGAGAATCCCAAACAAGGCAAGCTCCGCACCAAGGTGGAGAATG GGGAAGGCACAATCCCCGTGGAGTCCAGCGACATTGTGCCTACATGGGATGGCATTCGGCTTGGGGAGAGGCTCCGTACCATGTCCTGTAGTGACAAAATCCTACGCTGGAATGTGCTGGGCCTTCAAGGGGCACTCTTGACCCACTTCCTACATCCTGTGTATCTCAAATCTGTCACACTGG GTTACCTTTTCAGCCAAGGACATTTGACCCGTGCTATTTGCTGTCGTATGACAAGAGATGGAAATGCATTTGAAGATGGACTTCGATATCCCTTTATTGTCAACCATCCCAAG GTTGGCAGAGTCAGTGTATATGATTCCAAAAGGCAATCCGGGAAGACGAAGGAGACAAGTGTCAACTGGTGTTTGGCTGATGGCTGCGACCTAGAGATTCTGGATGGTACCAGAGGCACCGTGGATGG ACCACGGAATGAATTGTCCCGAGTATccaaaaagaacatttttcttcaatttaagaAGCTCTGCTCCTTCCGTTACCGCAGGGATTTATTGAAACTCTCCTATGGTGAGGCCAAGAAAGCTGCCCGTGACTATGAAATAACCAAGAACTACTTCAAAAAGAGCCTGAGGGACATGGGCTATGGGAACTGGATAAGCAAACCCCAGGAGGAAAAGAACTTTTATCTCTGCCCAGTACCCAACGACTGA
- the Adar gene encoding double-stranded RNA-specific adenosine deaminase isoform X4 translates to MAEIKEKICDYLFNVSDSSALNLAKNIGLTKARDVNSVLIDLERQGDVYRQGAITPIWYLTDKKRERMQIKRNILSAPTATPAAVSETQRNTALPTCRLPLPGASNKMITTEKVENGQESVIKLESRQEARPGPMRLKPPVYHNGPFRAGYVDFENGQWATDDIPDDLNSIRTAPGEFRAIMEMPSFYSSGLPRCSPYKKLTECQLKNPISGLLEYAQFASQTCEFNLIEQSGPPHEPRFKFQVVISGREFPPAEAGSKKVAKQDAAMKAMTILLREAKAKDSGKPEEIAYCSMEKESEETTEPQAPTPSATSLFSGKSPVTTLLECMHKLGNSCEFRLLSKEGPAHDPKFQYCVAVGAQTFPTVSAPSKKVAKQMAAEEAMKALHEEATSLTENQSGGTESLDNLESVMPNKIRRIGELVRYLNTNPVGGLLEYARSHGFAAEFKLVDQSGPPHEPKFVYQAKVGGRWFPAVCAHSKKQGKQEAADAALRVLIGENEKAEHMGFTEVTPVTGASLRRTMLLLSRSPDAHPKTLPLTGSTFHDQIAMLSHRCFNALTNSFQPSLLGRKILAAIIMKKDSEDMGVVVSLGTGNRCVKGDSLSLKGETVNDCHAEIISRRGFIRFLYSELMKYNQRTARDSIFELARGGEKLQIKKTVSFHLYISTAPCGDGALFDKSCSDRAVESTDSRHYPVFENPKQGKLRTKVENGEGTIPVESSDIVPTWDGIRLGERLRTMSCSDKILRWNVLGLQGALLTHFLHPVYLKSVTLGYLFSQGHLTRAICCRMTRDGNAFEDGLRYPFIVNHPKVGRVSVYDSKRQSGKTKETSVNWCLADGCDLEILDGTRGTVDGPRNELSRVSKKNIFLQFKKLCSFRYRRDLLKLSYGEAKKAARDYEITKNYFKKSLRDMGYGNWISKPQEEKNFYLCPVPND, encoded by the exons ATGGCTGAGATCAAGGAGAAAATCTGTGACTACCTGTTCAATGTGTCTGACTCTTCTGCCCTGAATCTGGCTAAAAACATTGGCCTCACCAAGGCCCGGGATGTGAATTCAGTGCTGATTGACTTGGAAAGGCAGGGCGATGTCTACAGGCAAGGGGCGATCACTCCCATATGGTATTTGACTGACAAGAAGCGTGAGAGGATGCAAATCAAGAGAAATATACTCAGTGCTCCTACAGCCACTCCAGCTGCTGTGTCTGAGACCCAAAGAAACACAGCGCTCCCCACTTGTCGCTTACCCCTGCCAGGTGCCTCAAACAAAATGATAACCACAGAAAAAGTAGAGAATGGGCAGGAGTCTGTCATAAAGTTAGAAAGTAGGCAAGAGGCTAGACCAGGACCAATGAGACTGAAACCACCTGTTTATCACAATGGCCCATTTAGAGCAGGGTATGTTGACTTTGAAAATGGCCAATGGGCCACAGATGACATCCCAGATGACTTGAATAGTATCCGCACAGCACCAGGTGAGTTTCGAGCCATCATGGAGATGCCCTCCTTCTACAGCAGTGGCTTGCCACGGTGTTCACCCTACAAGAAACTGACAGAGTGCCAGCTGAAGAACCCCATCAGTGGGCTGTTAGAATATGCTCAGTTCGCTAGTCAGACCTGTGAGTTCAACCTGATAGAGCAGAGTGGACCGCCCCATGAACCTCG ATTTAAATTCCAGGTTGTCATCAGTGGCCGAGAGTTTCCCCCAGCCGAAGCTGGCAGCAAGAAAGTGGCCAAGCAGGATGCAGCTATGAAAGCCATGACAATTCTGCTTCGGGAAGCCAAAGCCAAGGACAGTGGAAAACCAGAAGAAATAGCTTACTGTTCCATGGAGAAAGAGTCAGAGGAG ACAACAGAGCCCCAGGCTCCCACCCCTTCAGCAACATCTTTATTCTCTGGGAAGAGCCCCGTCACAACGTTGCTGGAGTGTATGCATAAACTGGGGAACTCCTGTGAATTCCGTCTCCTGTCCAAAGAAGGCCCTGCCCATGACCCCAA GTTCCAGTACTGTGTTGCAGTGGGAGCCCAAACGTTCCCCACTGTGAGTGCCCCCAGTAAGAAAGTGGCAAAGCAGATGGCTGCAGAGGAAGCCATGAAGGCCCTGCATGAGGAGGCAACCAGCTTGACTGAAAATCAG TCTGGAGGTACGGAATCACTTGATAACTTGGAGTCTGTGATGCCCaacaagatcaggaggattggtgAGCTCGTCAGATACCTGAACACCAACCCCGTGGGTGGCCTGTTAGAGTACGCCCGCTCCCATGGCTTTGCTGCTGAGTTCAAGTTGGTCGACCAGTCTGGACCTCCTCACGAGCCCAA GTTCGTTTACCAAGCAAAAGTCGGGGGCCGCTGGTTTCCAGCCGTCTGTGCGCACAGCAAGAAGCAAGGCAAGCAGGAAGCAGCAGATGCGGCTCTCCGTGTCTTGATTGGGGAGAACGAGAAGGCAGAACACATGGGTTTCACAGAGGTAACCCCAGTGACAGGGGCCAGTCTCAGAAGAACTATGCTCCTCCTCTCCAGGTCCCCAGATGCACATCCAAAGACA CTTCCTCTCACCGGCAGTACCTTCCACGACCAAATAGCTATGCTGAGCCACCGGTGCTTCAATGCTCTCACCAACAGTTTCCAGCCCTCCTTGCTGGGCCGCAAGATTCTGGCTGCCATCATCATGAAGAAAGACTCTGAGGACATGGGTGTCGTAGTCAGCTTGGGGACAG GGAATCGCTGTGTGAAAGGAGATTCTCTCAGCCTAAAGGGAGAAACGGTTAACGACTGCCATGCAGAAATCATCTCCCGGAGAGGCTTCATCAG GTTTCTCTACAGTGAGTTAATGAAATATAACCAGCGTACTGCTAGGGATAGCATATTTGAGCTTGCGCGGGGAGGAGAGAAGCTCCAGATCAAAAAGACTGTTTCGTTTCATCTCTACATCAG CACCGCTCCATGTGGAGATGGTGCCCTCTTTGACAAGTCCTGCAGCGACCGTGCCGTGGAAAGCACAGATTCCCGCCACTACCCTGTCTTTGAGAATCCCAAACAAGGCAAGCTCCGCACCAAGGTGGAGAATG GGGAAGGCACAATCCCCGTGGAGTCCAGCGACATTGTGCCTACATGGGATGGCATTCGGCTTGGGGAGAGGCTCCGTACCATGTCCTGTAGTGACAAAATCCTACGCTGGAATGTGCTGGGCCTTCAAGGGGCACTCTTGACCCACTTCCTACATCCTGTGTATCTCAAATCTGTCACACTGG GTTACCTTTTCAGCCAAGGACATTTGACCCGTGCTATTTGCTGTCGTATGACAAGAGATGGAAATGCATTTGAAGATGGACTTCGATATCCCTTTATTGTCAACCATCCCAAG GTTGGCAGAGTCAGTGTATATGATTCCAAAAGGCAATCCGGGAAGACGAAGGAGACAAGTGTCAACTGGTGTTTGGCTGATGGCTGCGACCTAGAGATTCTGGATGGTACCAGAGGCACCGTGGATGG ACCACGGAATGAATTGTCCCGAGTATccaaaaagaacatttttcttcaatttaagaAGCTCTGCTCCTTCCGTTACCGCAGGGATTTATTGAAACTCTCCTATGGTGAGGCCAAGAAAGCTGCCCGTGACTATGAAATAACCAAGAACTACTTCAAAAAGAGCCTGAGGGACATGGGCTATGGGAACTGGATAAGCAAACCCCAGGAGGAAAAGAACTTTTATCTCTGCCCAGTACCCAACGACTGA